Proteins co-encoded in one Chryseobacterium foetidum genomic window:
- a CDS encoding lamin tail domain-containing protein, which produces MKKVYTSIGLILTFAFSNAQIVINEIYTGGGLLGAAITNDFIELKNIGSTTASLNGATLQYGPATGGFTNYYSIPSITLAPNQTYLIQQGSEGLGGLINLLNPNLTINVVLGFDGSTNVAVGVGLAFTSGKVALASNSTQVTGPTALNVLDFVGYGAADQYEGSGAAPSPTILNSISRTSGDSNSNTVDFNVALPTPQPTSGTLSVKDINQLHLQKNFIKNTHVKNGEIIFDENVRDVKIYSLSGKLLRKAMMTGTDTLKVPELAKGNYIVTGLVNNEPVSIKILKD; this is translated from the coding sequence ATGAAAAAGGTCTATACTTCAATAGGACTAATCCTGACATTTGCATTTTCAAATGCACAAATTGTAATCAATGAAATTTATACCGGTGGAGGTTTGCTAGGTGCAGCAATCACTAATGATTTCATTGAACTTAAAAACATCGGCAGCACTACTGCGTCTCTTAATGGTGCTACTCTGCAATATGGGCCTGCTACGGGAGGATTTACAAATTATTATTCAATTCCATCCATAACACTTGCACCAAATCAGACTTATCTGATTCAACAGGGTAGTGAAGGGTTAGGGGGGTTGATTAATCTTCTTAATCCAAATCTAACAATAAATGTTGTGCTGGGATTTGATGGCTCGACCAATGTCGCTGTGGGTGTAGGGCTTGCATTTACGTCAGGTAAAGTCGCACTGGCGAGCAATTCCACACAGGTTACGGGACCGACAGCCTTAAATGTACTTGATTTCGTAGGATACGGTGCTGCAGACCAGTACGAAGGTTCGGGAGCGGCTCCATCGCCAACGATTCTGAACTCTATCAGCAGAACTTCCGGAGATAGCAATAGTAATACGGTGGATTTTAATGTGGCTTTACCAACTCCTCAGCCTACATCGGGAACTCTTTCAGTAAAAGATATAAATCAACTTCACTTGCAAAAAAACTTTATTAAGAATACTCACGTAAAAAACGGTGAGATCATATTTGACGAAAATGTGCGAGATGTTAAAATTTATTCGCTGTCAGGAAAGCTTTTAAGGAAAGCAATGATGACTGGTACTGACACACTGAAGGTACCTGAGCTTGCGAAGGGAAATTATATCGTTACAGGATTGGTTAACAATGAACCAGTCTCAATAAAAATACTAAAAGACTGA
- a CDS encoding YciE/YciF ferroxidase family protein → MKKENRKTDKKVSAKSDAADGLRELFIDELKDIIYAERALVKALPKMAKNASEPKLVAAIEEHVRVTEGQIDRLDQIFELLGESNRGKKCDAMEGLIKEGESILEDTQPGSVRDAGIISASQKIEHYEIASYGTLVAFAKTLGQDEVVVLLEATLAEEKEADALLTDSAYNAINFDAADEEQD, encoded by the coding sequence ATGAAAAAAGAAAACCGAAAAACAGACAAAAAAGTATCTGCAAAATCCGATGCAGCAGATGGGCTGAGAGAACTCTTTATTGATGAACTAAAAGATATCATCTACGCTGAAAGAGCTCTTGTAAAAGCACTTCCTAAAATGGCAAAAAATGCTAGTGAACCAAAACTTGTAGCAGCAATTGAAGAACATGTCAGGGTTACAGAGGGTCAAATTGACAGACTGGATCAAATTTTTGAACTACTGGGCGAATCTAATAGGGGTAAAAAATGTGATGCGATGGAAGGTCTCATTAAAGAAGGTGAAAGCATTTTGGAAGATACGCAACCAGGTTCAGTGCGTGATGCAGGTATTATATCTGCTTCGCAAAAAATTGAACATTATGAGATTGCATCCTACGGAACATTGGTTGCATTTGCCAAAACATTGGGACAAGATGAAGTTGTGGTGTTACTTGAAGCAACTTTGGCTGAAGAAAAAGAAGCCGATGCTCTGCTTACAGATTCTGCTTACAATGCAATTAATTTCGATGCAGCCGACGAAGAGCAGGATTAA
- a CDS encoding PQQ-dependent sugar dehydrogenase, which translates to MSKITILKIVPLLASFAFSDALAQRGIPPKEVTKITHSTNYAEHLDFLPEMVNMLKVPEGWTVSIAASGLGKPRMLYYTPTGNLYITRRDTGDVLLLNDKNGDGRFEESKTVAADFKGVHGITMKDEWLYLCNNNELRRYKVNRDGSLGNHEMLFNDMPSAGQHPNRTMDFGPDGKLYISIGTLCNDCKESDREAATMVQVDPVTWKRTIFASGLRNTIGFDWHPQTNELWGMDNGGDAKGDDWPPEELNNLKEGKNYGYPFAYAKKEIDLTREDPAGNSKQKWVENTEGSIMEYQAHMAPIGFQFFPAGTVFGGDAIVNWHGSWNRSKSVGFKVQRIKFVNGRPAGAEDFLTGFLKNKTRFGRPAGVAISSTGTVYISDDANGVLYSIKQK; encoded by the coding sequence ATGAGCAAAATAACTATTTTAAAAATTGTTCCTTTATTAGCTTCATTTGCATTTTCAGATGCACTTGCACAACGTGGGATTCCGCCTAAAGAGGTGACAAAAATTACGCATTCAACTAATTATGCTGAACACCTCGACTTTCTTCCTGAGATGGTGAATATGTTGAAAGTTCCTGAAGGCTGGACGGTTTCCATAGCAGCTTCCGGGCTTGGAAAGCCCCGAATGCTTTATTATACACCCACAGGGAATCTTTATATTACAAGAAGAGATACCGGTGATGTTCTTCTATTAAATGACAAAAATGGTGACGGCAGGTTTGAAGAAAGCAAGACTGTGGCCGCAGACTTTAAGGGCGTGCACGGTATTACTATGAAAGATGAATGGCTGTATCTATGTAATAACAATGAACTCAGGCGATATAAAGTCAATAGGGATGGTTCATTGGGAAATCACGAAATGTTATTTAATGACATGCCCTCGGCTGGTCAGCATCCTAATAGAACAATGGATTTCGGACCTGATGGAAAACTCTACATTTCAATCGGCACATTATGTAACGACTGCAAAGAATCAGATCGGGAGGCGGCTACAATGGTTCAGGTAGATCCTGTGACGTGGAAGAGGACGATATTCGCTTCAGGTCTTCGGAATACAATAGGTTTTGACTGGCACCCTCAGACAAATGAACTTTGGGGAATGGATAATGGGGGTGATGCGAAAGGTGATGACTGGCCACCTGAAGAGTTGAATAATCTTAAGGAGGGAAAAAATTACGGCTATCCTTTTGCCTATGCAAAGAAAGAGATAGACTTGACACGTGAAGATCCTGCAGGAAACAGTAAGCAAAAATGGGTAGAAAATACAGAGGGTTCGATTATGGAATATCAGGCGCACATGGCACCTATTGGATTTCAGTTTTTTCCTGCCGGTACGGTATTTGGCGGAGATGCAATTGTAAACTGGCATGGGTCATGGAACAGAAGTAAATCTGTAGGATTTAAAGTTCAGCGCATAAAATTTGTGAATGGCCGTCCTGCAGGTGCAGAAGATTTTCTTACAGGCTTTCTTAAAAATAAAACAAGATTCGGACGTCCCGCAGGTGTTGCTATTTCTTCAACAGGCACCGTATACATTTCAGACGATGCGAACGGAGTTCTCTACAGTATTAAACAAAAATAA
- a CDS encoding gluconolaconase yields MTGCASAVPDQPTERIEFNAPESYPEGIAYDETSDLYFVSSARLGTVGKVTPAGGYSALLNDSSFKSTYGIKVHPDGKRLFVCVSDANYSKLTSPDTRKKMARLVGIDMKTGKKTNDIDLSSLVSGNHFANDLTFDSQHNAYVTDSFSNVIYKVTPAGQASVFADSPMFKTEGVGLNGIVCHPSGYLLTVSSGTGAIYKIALDNPKKVSKVIISQFFMNGDGLLLTADRKLVVVQNGGSDKIYELTSQDDWSSAKLSASTLVADRFTYPSTATMAKDKVWVMNAKFSEITDSTNVPSKRFEMQHARLVPLPQ; encoded by the coding sequence TTGACAGGATGTGCATCCGCAGTTCCTGATCAGCCTACTGAAAGAATAGAATTTAATGCTCCGGAAAGCTATCCTGAAGGAATTGCTTACGATGAAACTTCTGACTTATATTTTGTATCATCGGCTAGACTTGGAACTGTGGGAAAGGTGACCCCTGCAGGGGGCTATAGTGCTTTGCTGAATGACTCCTCATTTAAATCAACTTATGGAATAAAAGTGCATCCTGATGGAAAACGTTTATTTGTATGTGTAAGTGATGCCAATTACAGTAAATTGACATCTCCGGATACACGGAAAAAGATGGCAAGATTGGTAGGAATTGATATGAAAACAGGAAAAAAAACCAATGATATTGATTTGTCCAGCTTAGTTTCTGGAAACCATTTTGCAAATGACCTTACTTTTGACAGTCAGCATAATGCCTATGTTACCGACAGTTTTTCAAATGTGATTTATAAAGTAACCCCGGCTGGCCAGGCGTCAGTATTTGCCGACAGCCCAATGTTTAAAACGGAAGGAGTGGGACTGAATGGTATAGTTTGTCACCCTTCAGGATATCTACTAACCGTGAGTAGTGGAACCGGGGCAATCTATAAAATAGCTTTGGACAATCCAAAAAAAGTCAGTAAAGTAATAATCAGCCAGTTTTTTATGAATGGAGATGGTTTGTTACTTACTGCTGATCGTAAACTTGTGGTGGTGCAAAATGGAGGGAGCGATAAGATCTATGAACTTACATCACAGGATGACTGGTCTTCTGCTAAACTGTCAGCCTCCACTCTTGTAGCAGATAGATTTACCTACCCTTCTACCGCAACAATGGCTAAGGATAAAGTATGGGTTATGAACGCTAAGTTTTCGGAAATCACAGACAGTACAAATGTCCCTTCCAAAAGATTTGAAATGCAACATGCACGGCTGGTGCCATTGCCGCAATAA
- a CDS encoding Crp/Fnr family transcriptional regulator translates to MKRLPVIDENLLLSYGASEVELQPSETIFSSGDQPRYYYQIMEGQIKLNHEDDEGRELIQSILNDGDSVCELLLFTDKCYPVNAISLRSGKLLKLPKKIFFELLQDNPEVSFDINRFISKHLYQKFVLMQTNSSFQPALRLKGIFNYFKSFSEDQSKYSFEITLTRKQLASITALRTETVIRTVKKLERAGLVKIINHKIFV, encoded by the coding sequence ATGAAAAGACTTCCGGTTATTGACGAAAATCTTCTGTTATCATACGGTGCATCTGAGGTTGAGCTCCAGCCTTCTGAAACTATCTTTAGTTCTGGTGATCAACCCAGGTATTATTATCAAATTATGGAGGGACAGATTAAGCTAAATCATGAAGATGATGAAGGAAGAGAATTAATACAAAGTATCCTGAACGATGGCGATAGCGTGTGTGAATTGTTGCTGTTTACGGACAAATGCTATCCTGTAAACGCGATTAGTTTAAGATCCGGCAAATTATTAAAGTTGCCAAAAAAGATTTTTTTTGAACTTCTCCAAGATAATCCTGAAGTTTCATTTGATATTAATAGATTTATATCTAAACACTTATATCAAAAATTTGTACTTATGCAGACTAACTCTTCATTTCAACCAGCACTGAGGCTGAAAGGAATTTTTAATTACTTTAAAAGCTTCAGTGAGGATCAGTCAAAATATTCCTTTGAAATTACTTTGACCAGAAAACAGTTAGCATCAATTACTGCATTGAGAACAGAGACAGTAATCAGAACTGTAAAAAAACTGGAAAGAGCGGGATTAGTAAAAATAATAAATCACAAAATTTTTGTTTAA
- a CDS encoding 1-acyl-sn-glycerol-3-phosphate acyltransferase, giving the protein MSQFDAIRSYYDDEVNESLRTIADDPMMHALMQFTFPEAKECFWLEDFKNVNTVHEFQHQFISKTIRQILKESSEGFTTSGFDKLDRNTSYLYISNHRDIVLDTCLLNLALMDSGCIMTSSAIGDNLVKKDFLHKIAKLNRNFLVKRGLPVRSQLESSTLLSQYICKLLKKDNRSVWIAQKEGRTKDGDDRTNPGVLKMLALNAGKEPVHSFFKKLKIVPVSISYELDPTDVLKMPQLIAESKNEKYIKADNEDFTSILQGVLGQKKRIHLHAGEVLNHELDLLPDSQNKNQQLQSIANLIDQSIIKNYKLWPSQFIAKDLLEENISNSSEYSEEEKTFFINRLESRIDSSDVVSKNNFLAMYARPLYNMADRCKTDINLLS; this is encoded by the coding sequence ATGAGCCAGTTCGATGCAATAAGATCTTACTATGATGATGAAGTAAATGAATCATTAAGAACAATCGCTGATGATCCCATGATGCATGCCTTAATGCAGTTTACCTTTCCTGAAGCTAAAGAGTGCTTCTGGCTGGAAGATTTTAAAAATGTAAATACTGTACATGAATTCCAACATCAGTTCATATCCAAGACCATCAGACAGATACTAAAAGAAAGTAGTGAGGGTTTTACTACTTCAGGATTTGATAAACTGGATAGAAACACATCATACCTCTACATTTCCAATCATAGAGATATTGTACTTGATACATGCCTTCTCAACTTGGCACTGATGGACTCAGGTTGTATAATGACATCTTCGGCGATTGGTGACAACCTTGTTAAAAAAGATTTCCTCCATAAAATTGCAAAACTAAACCGGAATTTTTTGGTTAAAAGAGGTTTACCTGTAAGAAGCCAGCTTGAAAGTTCAACGTTGCTTTCGCAATATATCTGTAAACTTCTAAAAAAAGATAATCGTTCTGTCTGGATCGCACAAAAGGAAGGAAGAACAAAAGATGGTGATGACCGAACAAATCCGGGAGTATTAAAGATGTTGGCTTTGAATGCAGGAAAAGAACCAGTTCACAGCTTCTTTAAAAAACTGAAAATTGTGCCTGTATCCATTTCATATGAGTTGGATCCTACAGATGTGCTGAAAATGCCACAGTTAATTGCAGAGTCAAAAAACGAAAAATACATTAAGGCTGATAACGAAGACTTTACTTCAATACTGCAGGGAGTCCTTGGACAGAAAAAGAGAATACACCTACACGCAGGAGAAGTTCTTAATCATGAATTAGACTTACTTCCAGATTCACAAAATAAAAATCAGCAACTACAGTCCATAGCAAATCTGATAGATCAATCCATCATTAAAAATTACAAGCTTTGGCCATCACAATTTATAGCGAAAGATTTACTTGAAGAAAATATATCCAACTCATCAGAATACAGTGAAGAAGAAAAAACCTTTTTTATTAATCGTCTTGAATCCAGAATAGACAGTTCGGATGTGGTTTCGAAAAATAACTTTCTGGCGATGTATGCAAGACCACTTTATAATATGGCAGATAGATGTAAAACAGATATTAATTTACTCTCCTGA
- a CDS encoding prevent-host-death protein — MNFRIEHAKDPDNLYLDFTTIILDAFKINIIERYAGKTHNRKLVGVTIKLRTHDNIIIERNDGAGRKFLKGSDLEMYFNLRRILNSYEYKHMLIDRKKAEQEYFYYVLTVVITSFKIQ; from the coding sequence ATGAACTTTCGAATAGAGCACGCAAAAGACCCTGACAATTTATATCTTGATTTTACAACTATAATTCTTGACGCTTTTAAGATTAATATTATTGAACGATATGCCGGCAAAACACACAACCGAAAATTGGTAGGAGTTACAATAAAACTGAGAACTCATGACAATATTATTATTGAGCGAAACGACGGTGCAGGTCGGAAATTTCTAAAAGGATCCGACTTGGAAATGTACTTTAATTTACGTCGGATATTAAATTCGTATGAATATAAACATATGCTGATTGACAGGAAGAAAGCTGAGCAGGAATATTTTTATTATGTTTTAACAGTAGTCATCACTTCTTTTAAAATTCAGTAA
- a CDS encoding DNA polymerase III subunit alpha: protein MFLNCHSYHSLRYGTISIQDLVQQGVDHKVKTLALTDINTITGIYDFFKLCNDNNIKPIIGVEIRVENEFYYICLAKNQKSVGEINRLLTDYNCDGNEIPKHNPILKDSIVIYPLHNIPEVLQVHEYIGIRPEELNHLVKPDLKKLLDKMVILQPVTFTTKLDYNLHKILRAIDNNTLISKLGDDDCCRDTETFVNKKELLDYYRHYPQIIQNTADIIGQCSFDYDFSTPKNKQHFTDSRENDFKLLTQLAYEGLEKRYGNDHSEAKARVEKELGVIDQLKFSGYFLITWDVIQYSNRMGFMHVGRGSGANSIVSYCLGITDICPLELDLYFERFLNLNRKTPPDFDIDWSWQTRDIILEYIFTKYGKEHVAFCGTNVEFKYRSIFREVGKAFGLPKEELDALATKPMSEHDSNSVFKLVHKYGKLLEKFPNQRSMHSCGILISEEPITNFTALEMPPKGFPIVQFDMHTAEDIGFEKFDILSQRGLGTIKDTVELIREKRGITVDIKDTTISKNEEKCNQYLSIGKTIGCFYIESPAMRGLLRRLKCEDYKVLVAASSIIRPGVAQSGMMKEYIFRHNNPTKFEYFHDVFKEELGETYGIMVYQEDVIKIALHFGGLSAADGDVLRRAMSGKGRSLSALQKVKDHFFESCKELGHPEQLSKEVYRQIESFAGYSFCKAHSASYAVESYQSLYLKVYYPIEFMVCAINNGGGFYRTEVYVHEAKMSGATINNPCVNLSEYQTTVYGSDVYLGIMHIEKIEGKIAMMIPEERRNNGEYTSLENFVKRIPIGIETLQILIFIGALRFTGKQKHELLIQARFLFGNDQSTFRHPTLLDEPQKEYQLPTIIRNPFEDAFDEIEILGFSVSYSPFDLLQTKYRGSVMAKDLVKNHKKQIKMLAYLISRKHVPTKRGAMFFGTWIDAEGEYFDTAHFPNCLEEYPFQGGGCYLLLGTVEVDFHFPTITIHKMAKMPFIPDPRYSMDKEKSLEAARTLHEDVSMTQRKPYPQEHEIGLPRQKMI from the coding sequence ATGTTTCTCAATTGCCATTCCTATCACAGCCTTCGGTACGGAACCATTTCTATTCAGGATCTGGTTCAGCAGGGTGTCGATCACAAGGTAAAAACGTTAGCACTTACCGATATCAATACCATTACGGGAATTTATGATTTTTTTAAACTTTGTAATGACAATAACATCAAACCCATTATCGGGGTTGAGATAAGAGTCGAAAATGAATTCTATTATATCTGTCTGGCTAAAAATCAAAAAAGTGTAGGAGAGATTAACCGCTTGTTGACGGATTATAATTGTGACGGAAACGAAATTCCAAAACACAATCCAATCCTTAAAGATAGCATTGTTATTTATCCTTTGCATAACATTCCAGAAGTTTTGCAGGTACATGAGTATATCGGAATACGACCTGAAGAATTGAATCATCTCGTAAAACCCGATCTCAAAAAGTTGCTTGATAAGATGGTGATTTTACAGCCTGTTACCTTCACAACCAAACTAGACTATAATCTCCACAAGATCTTAAGAGCAATCGATAACAACACCTTGATCAGTAAATTAGGTGATGACGATTGTTGCAGAGACACTGAAACATTTGTCAATAAAAAAGAACTGCTGGATTACTATCGCCATTACCCTCAGATCATTCAAAACACAGCGGATATTATTGGACAATGCAGTTTCGATTATGATTTTTCAACTCCGAAAAACAAGCAACATTTCACAGACAGCCGGGAGAATGATTTTAAGCTGTTGACCCAACTCGCCTACGAAGGTTTGGAAAAGAGATATGGAAATGATCATAGTGAAGCGAAGGCCAGAGTTGAAAAAGAACTGGGAGTCATTGACCAGCTAAAATTCAGCGGTTATTTCCTGATCACTTGGGATGTTATTCAATACAGCAACAGGATGGGATTTATGCATGTGGGAAGAGGAAGCGGAGCCAACTCCATTGTCAGTTACTGTTTGGGAATCACCGATATCTGTCCTTTGGAACTGGATCTGTATTTTGAAAGATTCCTCAACCTCAATAGGAAAACACCTCCTGATTTTGATATCGACTGGAGTTGGCAGACCAGAGATATCATCCTTGAATATATTTTTACCAAATACGGTAAAGAGCATGTCGCATTCTGTGGAACAAACGTCGAGTTTAAATATCGCTCTATTTTCAGGGAAGTGGGAAAAGCATTCGGTTTACCGAAGGAAGAATTGGATGCATTAGCGACTAAACCAATGTCAGAACACGATAGCAATTCGGTGTTTAAACTTGTTCACAAGTACGGCAAACTTTTGGAAAAGTTTCCAAATCAGAGAAGTATGCATTCCTGTGGAATTTTAATTTCGGAAGAGCCTATCACTAATTTTACAGCATTGGAAATGCCTCCCAAAGGTTTTCCGATTGTCCAGTTTGATATGCACACGGCTGAAGATATCGGATTCGAAAAGTTTGACATTCTTTCTCAACGAGGACTCGGAACCATCAAAGATACCGTAGAACTCATCAGAGAAAAAAGAGGTATTACTGTTGACATTAAAGACACGACGATTTCAAAAAATGAAGAGAAATGCAATCAATATTTGAGTATAGGAAAGACCATCGGCTGTTTTTATATTGAAAGTCCTGCCATGCGGGGTCTGCTTAGAAGATTAAAATGTGAAGACTATAAAGTTTTGGTTGCGGCTTCTTCCATTATCCGTCCGGGAGTTGCGCAGAGCGGAATGATGAAGGAATATATTTTCAGACATAATAATCCTACCAAGTTCGAATACTTTCATGATGTATTTAAAGAAGAGCTGGGTGAAACCTATGGGATCATGGTATATCAGGAAGATGTTATCAAGATAGCCCTACATTTTGGAGGTTTATCAGCAGCAGACGGCGATGTTTTAAGAAGAGCCATGAGTGGTAAAGGAAGATCGTTATCTGCATTGCAGAAAGTAAAAGACCATTTTTTTGAATCCTGCAAAGAACTGGGACACCCAGAACAATTGTCGAAAGAAGTCTATCGGCAGATCGAATCTTTTGCAGGATATTCATTTTGTAAAGCACACTCGGCATCCTATGCGGTAGAAAGTTATCAGAGTTTATATTTGAAAGTCTACTACCCTATTGAATTTATGGTTTGTGCCATTAACAACGGAGGTGGATTTTACAGGACTGAAGTATACGTCCATGAAGCAAAAATGTCTGGAGCCACAATCAACAATCCATGTGTCAACCTCAGCGAATATCAGACTACGGTTTATGGATCTGATGTCTATTTGGGGATAATGCACATTGAAAAGATAGAGGGTAAAATTGCAATGATGATTCCCGAAGAAAGAAGAAATAACGGGGAATATACTTCTTTGGAAAATTTTGTTAAAAGAATACCGATTGGAATTGAAACACTGCAGATCCTTATTTTTATCGGGGCACTCAGGTTTACAGGAAAACAGAAACATGAGCTTTTAATTCAGGCAAGATTCCTGTTTGGAAATGACCAGTCAACATTCAGACATCCCACTTTACTTGATGAACCTCAAAAAGAATATCAGCTTCCAACCATTATCAGAAATCCTTTTGAAGATGCTTTTGATGAAATTGAAATCTTAGGATTTTCTGTATCATACAGTCCTTTTGATCTGTTGCAGACCAAGTATCGGGGCAGTGTAATGGCTAAAGACTTAGTTAAAAATCATAAAAAACAGATCAAAATGCTCGCTTACCTGATTTCCAGAAAGCATGTCCCCACGAAAAGAGGAGCCATGTTTTTCGGAACCTGGATCGACGCAGAGGGAGAGTATTTTGATACGGCACACTTCCCAAACTGTCTTGAAGAATATCCCTTTCAGGGTGGAGGCTGCTATTTATTATTGGGAACTGTCGAAGTAGATTTTCACTTTCCAACCATCACCATCCACAAGATGGCCAAGATGCCCTTTATTCCTGATCCCAGATACTCAATGGATAAAGAAAAGTCATTGGAAGCAGCAAGAACACTTCACGAAGATGTTAGCATGACACAAAGAAAACCTTATCCGCAGGAACATGAAATCGGCTTACCCAGGCAGAAAATGATTTAG
- the dinB gene encoding DNA polymerase IV: MERAVVHMDLDTFFVSCERLKNSGLERKPIIIGGGDRGVVASCSYETRFFGVRSAMPIKMALRLCPEARVIKGDMEMYSKMSHLVTDVIQEKVPVLEKASIDEFYLDLSGMDKFFGCYQWTNEIVDAVTKNTGLPISFALSTNKTVAKIGTGESKPTGRFEIKEQNIKPFLNPLSIKKIPMVGNVTFQLLSRLGVRTIETLSETPVEVLHQLIGKNGSELWKKANGIDDTPIVPYSERKSISTENTFSQDTIDVQNLRSILSGMVEQLAFQLRQEKWLTSTISVKIRYSNFDTETKQCRIPYTSADHTLLKYVLELFKKVYTRRMRIRLIGVKFTGLVHGCHQMDLFEDTEELISLYQTMDKIKNRFGTSSVGRASGLLR, from the coding sequence ATGGAAAGAGCAGTTGTGCATATGGATTTGGATACGTTTTTTGTTTCCTGTGAAAGGCTTAAAAACTCCGGACTGGAGAGAAAGCCGATTATCATTGGAGGTGGAGACCGTGGCGTAGTGGCATCCTGCTCTTACGAAACACGGTTTTTCGGGGTAAGAAGTGCAATGCCTATCAAGATGGCTTTAAGATTATGCCCTGAAGCAAGAGTGATCAAAGGTGACATGGAAATGTATTCCAAAATGTCCCATCTGGTCACGGATGTTATTCAGGAAAAGGTTCCGGTATTGGAAAAAGCGAGCATTGACGAATTTTATCTCGACCTGTCAGGAATGGACAAATTTTTCGGTTGCTACCAGTGGACGAATGAAATTGTGGATGCCGTTACAAAAAATACAGGCTTACCGATTAGCTTTGCCCTGTCCACAAATAAAACCGTTGCAAAGATTGGTACCGGAGAATCCAAACCGACCGGTAGATTTGAAATTAAGGAACAAAATATCAAACCGTTCTTAAATCCTCTGTCCATCAAAAAAATTCCAATGGTTGGAAATGTAACTTTTCAGCTCCTGTCAAGGCTCGGAGTCCGAACCATTGAAACTTTATCTGAAACTCCGGTTGAAGTTTTACACCAACTCATTGGTAAAAACGGAAGTGAGCTTTGGAAAAAAGCCAACGGAATTGATGATACTCCTATTGTTCCGTATTCGGAAAGAAAATCAATTTCCACAGAAAATACTTTCTCCCAGGATACAATCGATGTACAGAACCTCAGAAGTATTTTATCAGGAATGGTAGAGCAACTTGCCTTTCAGCTTCGGCAGGAAAAATGGCTCACCTCCACCATCTCTGTTAAAATCCGATATTCCAATTTTGATACAGAGACCAAACAGTGTAGAATTCCTTACACTTCAGCCGACCATACTCTGCTCAAATATGTGTTGGAGCTTTTTAAAAAAGTCTATACCCGAAGAATGCGAATTCGACTCATCGGCGTGAAATTCACAGGATTGGTTCATGGATGTCATCAGATGGATCTATTTGAAGATACTGAGGAATTGATTTCTTTGTATCAGACGATGGATAAAATTAAAAACAGGTTTGGAACCTCAAGTGTAGGCAGAGCGTCCGGACTGTTAAGATAA
- a CDS encoding XRE family transcriptional regulator, protein MSKFSDNIVFLRGTKNITQHELADILMLTRSRYVAYEYGRSEPPIEILVRISKYYDISIDLLVNVDVRKFSIDKIIELPDNRIVLPVRVDNEGNDQIEIVQQKASMGYLNGYSDPEYIEGLDTISLPFLKGGKFRAFPADGDSMPPYKNGTYIVGKYVENLSDLKTDRTYVFITTNDGISYKRFQFHEADGIWVRADNQFYEPYKIPLTEIKEIWEFACSINTKEYGPDEFAEHHIQNFISEIKTDIKQIKEKVGARN, encoded by the coding sequence ATGTCAAAATTCTCTGATAACATCGTGTTCCTGAGAGGTACGAAAAATATTACTCAACATGAATTGGCGGATATTTTAATGCTTACCCGATCAAGGTATGTGGCATATGAATATGGAAGGTCAGAACCTCCTATTGAAATATTGGTTAGAATTTCAAAATACTATGATATCAGCATTGACCTTCTGGTCAATGTTGATGTCAGGAAATTTTCGATCGATAAGATTATTGAACTACCTGACAACAGAATTGTTCTACCTGTAAGAGTCGATAATGAAGGAAACGATCAGATTGAGATCGTTCAGCAAAAAGCTTCTATGGGTTATCTGAACGGTTACAGTGATCCTGAATACATAGAAGGTCTTGATACTATTTCTTTACCATTTTTGAAAGGAGGGAAGTTCAGGGCATTTCCGGCCGATGGGGATTCAATGCCTCCTTATAAGAACGGAACTTATATTGTGGGAAAATATGTGGAAAATCTTTCGGACTTAAAAACCGACAGAACTTATGTTTTCATTACAACCAACGATGGTATCAGTTATAAAAGGTTTCAGTTTCACGAAGCCGATGGGATCTGGGTCCGAGCTGACAACCAGTTTTATGAACCATATAAAATTCCTTTAACTGAAATCAAAGAGATTTGGGAATTTGCCTGCAGTATAAATACAAAAGAATATGGACCTGATGAGTTTGCAGAGCATCATATTCAAAATTTTATCTCGGAGATTAAGACTGATATAAAACAGATAAAAGAAAAAGTGGGTGCCAGAAATTAA